A part of Vulpes lagopus strain Blue_001 chromosome 4, ASM1834538v1, whole genome shotgun sequence genomic DNA contains:
- the INSIG1 gene encoding insulin-induced gene 1 protein isoform X2 has translation MRCVAVFVGINHASAKLDFANNVQLSLTLAALSLGLWWTFDRSRSGLGLGITIAFLATLITQLLVYNGVYQYTSPDFLYIRSWLPCIFFSGGVTVGNIGRQLAMGVPEKPHSD, from the exons ATGCGCTGTGTGGCTGTGTTTGTTGGCATCAACCACGCCAGCGCT AAATTGGATTTTGCCAATAACGTCCAGCTCTCCTTGACGTTAGCAGCCCTGTCTTTGGGCCTCTGGTGGACATTTGACCGTTCAAGAAGTGGCCTTGGGCTTGGGATCACTATTGCCTTCCTGGCCACTCTGATCACTCAGCTGCTGGTGTACAATGGTGTCTATCA ATACACGTCCCCAGACTTTCTCTACATCCGCTCCTGGCTGCCGTGTATCTTCTTCTCAGGAGGCGTCACCGTGGGCAACATAGGACGGCAGCTGGCAATG
- the INSIG1 gene encoding insulin-induced gene 1 protein isoform X1, whose product MPRLDDHCWSCSCAQGARHRGLPVAGAGGLAAKVGDMLSPAALAARRGPDPAPAHGPRSPGAGGRGAGGAGGGSPASWHHHLVQRSLVLFSVGVVLALVLNLLQVQRNVTLFPEEVIATIFSSAWWVPPCCGTAAAVVGLLYPCIDSHLGEPHKFKREWASVMRCVAVFVGINHASAKLDFANNVQLSLTLAALSLGLWWTFDRSRSGLGLGITIAFLATLITQLLVYNGVYQYTSPDFLYIRSWLPCIFFSGGVTVGNIGRQLAMGVPEKPHSD is encoded by the exons ATGCCCAGGCTGGACGACCACTGCTGGAGCTGTTCGTGCGCCCAGGGCGCCAGGCACCGAGGCCTCCCGGTGGCCGGGGCCGGAGGGCTGGCGGCTAAAGTGGGAGACATGCTCAGCCCCGCGGCGCTGGCGGCCCGCCGCGGCCCGGACCCCGCGCCCGCTCACGGGCCTCgcagccccggggcggggggtcgCGGCGCAGGCGGCGCTGGCGGCGGCTCCCCCGCCAGCTGGCACCACCACCTGGTGCAACGGAGCCTGGTGCTGTTCTCGGTGGGGGTCGTGCTGGCCCTGGTGCTCAACCTGCTGCAGGTGCAGCGGAACGTCACCCTGTTCCCCGAGGAGGTCATCGCCACCATCTTCTCGTCGGCCTGGTGGGTCCCGCCGTGCTGCGGGACGGCGGCCG CTGTGGTGGGCTTGCTGTACCCCTGCATCGACAGTCACCTGGGAGAACCACACAAGTTTAAGAGAGAGTGGGCCAGCGTGATGCGCTGTGTGGCTGTGTTTGTTGGCATCAACCACGCCAGCGCT AAATTGGATTTTGCCAATAACGTCCAGCTCTCCTTGACGTTAGCAGCCCTGTCTTTGGGCCTCTGGTGGACATTTGACCGTTCAAGAAGTGGCCTTGGGCTTGGGATCACTATTGCCTTCCTGGCCACTCTGATCACTCAGCTGCTGGTGTACAATGGTGTCTATCA ATACACGTCCCCAGACTTTCTCTACATCCGCTCCTGGCTGCCGTGTATCTTCTTCTCAGGAGGCGTCACCGTGGGCAACATAGGACGGCAGCTGGCAATG